The Peribacillus simplex genome contains the following window.
GCACCGAACACGGAATTGAGAAGTAAATTGATGCCGATCAACAAGGCCTACAAACTTCCGGACTTGATTGAAGCCATCAAATACTATACAGAAAAAACAGGGCGCCGTGTAAGTTTTGAATATGGTCTATTCGGTGGCGAAAATGATACAGTGGAACACGCCGAAGAATTGGCAGATTTAATAAGCGGGATAAAATGCCATGTCAATTTAATTCCGGTTAACTATGTACCGGAACGCAACTATGTACGTACACCTCGGGACCAAATTTTTGAGTTTGAAAAAACATTGAAGAAGCGCGGCATTAATGTAACGATCCGAAGGGAACAAGGCAGTGATATTGACGCAGCCTGCGGCCAGCTTCGGGCCAAGGAGCGCAAAGAAGAGACGAGGTGACCCTATGAGGGCAATATTTAAAACAGACCGTGGAAAAGTCCGCCAGCATAATGAAGATAATGGCGGAATTTTTAAGAACTCGGAAGGCGTTCGCCTTGCCATCGTTGCAGATGGCATGGGCGGCCACCGTGCCGGGGATGTAGCGAGTGCAATGACGATAGACCTTTTGAAAAAAGGCTGGGAAGTATCAAGCGGGATCGAAACGGCAAATGATGCTGAGGATTGGCTGAAACAGCAAATCGTCTTGGTCAATCAGTTGCTTTTTGAACATGCCGAAGCAAATACGGAATGTAAGGGTATGGGGACAACGATTGTTGCAGCCATTTGCACCGACAAGTTTGCTACCATTGCCAACATCGGGGACAGCCGATGTTATTTGTATAATGAGAGCGGTTTTAAGCAGGTCACGGAAGATCATTCACTTGTTAATGAACTGGTCCGTTCTGGGCAGATTTCGAAGGAAGATGCCGAGAACCATCCACGAAAAAACGTTTTATTACGAGCCTTGGGGACAGAATTGCAAGTGGAAATGGACATTACGACGGTCATCTTTGAGGAAAATGATTTACTATTGCTTTGTTCGGATGGTTTGACGAATAAAGTGAGTGAACAGGAACTTGAAGATACGATAA
Protein-coding sequences here:
- a CDS encoding Stp1/IreP family PP2C-type Ser/Thr phosphatase, which translates into the protein MRAIFKTDRGKVRQHNEDNGGIFKNSEGVRLAIVADGMGGHRAGDVASAMTIDLLKKGWEVSSGIETANDAEDWLKQQIVLVNQLLFEHAEANTECKGMGTTIVAAICTDKFATIANIGDSRCYLYNESGFKQVTEDHSLVNELVRSGQISKEDAENHPRKNVLLRALGTELQVEMDITTVIFEENDLLLLCSDGLTNKVSEQELEDTITNGQPLEEKANSLIDMANHYGGEDNITLVLVQFTEESESR